The sequence below is a genomic window from Bacillales bacterium.
TGAAGCGGATGAAAGCAACAACAAAGCGAGCACGACGTTTTCGAAATAAACATTCATGTCTGGACGGAGCGGCGCAAGATGCGTCGCTTCGTTCGTTTTTACCGGGTAAGAAAATATAAATCCGTCTTTTTCGCGGATTTATCCTAATCCAACCTCTGTTGAAAGTGGAAATTCAGCGAACATTTCATGTTGCCAAATGTTCTGAAACCTTTTATAGTAGAATTAGAGGTTCATGGAAGCCGCCTCTTTTTTTCAAACGAAAAAAATGAATGAGCATTCATTCAAACGTGAAGGAGGTCCACGATGACGAGACATATCCGGAAAGCAGCTGTGCTCGGTTCCGGTGTCATGGGGGCGCAAATCGCCGCTCATTTGGCAAACGTCGGGATTCCGTGTTTGCTGTTGGATATCGTGCCTAACGAATTAACTGATGCGGAAAAGGCGAAAGGTTTAACGCTTGAAGATCACACCGTTCGAAATCGTCTTGCAAGTGAAGCGTTGCAAAAGTTGAAAAAAATGAAGCCTGCTCCGTTTTCTGTACCGGAAAATGCTGAACTCATTGAGGTTGGCAATTTCGAAGACGATCTTGAACGTCTTTCGGAAGTCGATTGGACCATTGAAGTCGTTATTGAAAACCTTGAAATTAAACAAAAAGTGCTGGCGCAAGTGGAACAGCATCGAAAAGCGGGTTCGATTGTGAGTTCGAATACTTCGGGTATTTCGATTGAGGAAATGGCGGACGGTCGTTCTAAAGAATTCCGCAGTCATTTTCTCGGCACACACTTTTTCAATCCGCCGCGTTACTTGAAGCTGCTTGAGGTCATTCCGACGAAAGACACCGACCGTGATATTGTACATTTTATGAGGCAATTCGCTGAAGATGTGCTCGGAAAAGGCGTCGTGCTTGCGAAAGATACGCCGAATTTCATCGGCAACCGAATCGGGATTTACGGTCTTCTTGTCACGGTTCGTGAAATGATGACGCGCGGGTACACGATCGGGGAAGTGGATGCGGCCACCGGTCCGTTGATCGGCCGGCCGAAAAGCGCGACCTTCCGTACGTTGGATGTCGTCGGACTCGATACATTCATTCATGTTGCCCGCAACATTCAGGAAAAAGTGAGCGGTGAGGAACGTGACGTGTTCGCGGTACCTGCATTTTTGGAACGCATGTACGAAAAAGGCTGGATCGGCAGCAAAGCCGGCCAAGGGATGTTTTTGAAACAGAAAAACAAAGATGGTTCGAGCGAGATTTTGCAAATCAATCCTGAGACGCTTGAATATGAGCCGAGGCAAAAGCTGAAAACCGCGTCGACAGAAGCGGCGAAGCAAGCCAAAGGATTGTCAGACAAATTGAAAACGCTTGCTTATGCCGACGATCGCGCAGGGGAACTCATCTGGAACATTTTAAAACCGACATTGTTGTACTCCGCGGAAAAAGCGTATGAAATTGCCGAAGACATCGTCGCGGTCGATCAAGCGATGAAATGGGGCTTTGGCTGGGAAGCCGGCCCGTTCGAAACGTGGGATGCGATTGGCGTTGCCGACTCAGTAAAACGAATGAAAGCCGAAGGCGCGAATGTTCCTGAGTGGGTTGAAAAGATGCTGGAAGCGGGGCATCCATCTTTTTATAAAAAAGACCGCGACGGTGTGAAGTTTTATCACCACGGGAATTATGAAACGCTCGAGGAGCATCCGAAGCCTATCCATTTGAAACGATTGAAAGAGCAAGATCGCGTCATTGCGAAAAATGCCGGCGCGAGCTTGATTGACATTGGCGACGACGTCGCCTTGCTTGAGTTTCATTCGAAGGGCAATGCACTTGGGCTTGATACGATCCAGATGCTGAACAAGGCGATCGACGAAGTCGAGAACAACTACAAAGGTCTCGTCATCGGCAACCAAGGGAAAAACTTCTGTGTCGGTGCCAACATCGCTTTAATGTTGATGGAGGCACAAGACGATAATTTCTTTGAATTGGAACTCGTCGTGAAGAAGTTCCAACAAACGATGTCGCGCATTCGTTATTCTGCACGGCCGGTTGTCGCAGCACCGTTCCAGATGGCGCTCGGCGGCGCGGTCGAAGTGAGTTTGCCGGCAGACGCGATTCAAGCCTCGTTTGAGACGTACATGGGATTTGCCGAACCGGGCGTCGGGTTAATCCCCGGCGGCGGCGGGAACAAGGAACTTTTATTGCGTTTCCATGAACAAATGCCAGAAGGTGTCGAAGTCGATTTGACGAAAATCACGAATCGCGTGTTCGAGGTAATAGCAACAGCGAAAATCTCGACTTCCGCAGAGGAAGCAAGAAAGTATGGATTCTTGCGACCGGCCGACGGCATTACGGTCAATGCCGATCACTTATTGCATGACGCGAAGCAGAAAGTGCTTGATCTATATGATGCAGGATACCTGCCGCCGAAGCGTGTGAAAATTCCGGTTGCCGGAGATGCCGGATACGGCGCAATGGTGATGGGAGCGGAAAATATGAGATGGAGCGGTTTTGCTTCAGACCATGATGTGAAAATCGCCAAGAAGCTGGCGTATGTGTTGTCCGGCGGCCGTGTGACGTATGGAACGAAAGTGGATGAACAATATTTACTCGATATAGAGCGTGAGGCGTTTCTTAGTCTGCTCGGGGAACCGAAGACGCAGCAACGTATGCAGCACATGCTTTTGAAAGGAAAACCGCTGAGAAATTAAGCGAGGGAGGGAGAACATCATGAACGAAGCCGTAATTGTAGCCGGTGCGAGAACACCGGTCGGGAAAGCGAAGAAAGGCACGCTTGCTCACACGCGTCCGGACGATCTCGGCGCATGGGCGATTAAAGAAACGCTGCGGCGCGCCGGTGATTACGACGGCGAGATCGAAGATGTCATTTTTGGCTGTGCGATTCCTGAAGCGGAACAAGGGCTGAACGTTGCAAGAATGGTTTCTGCAAGAGCAGGACTCCCGGCTTCCATACCTGCGGTCACGGTCAATCGTTATTGTTCGTCAGGATTGCAAACGATCGCTTACGCTTCCGAGCGAATCATGCTTGGGCACGCCAAGACGATCATCGCCGGCGGAACGGAGACGATGAGTCTCGTCCCGATGGGCGGTCATGTCATTAAGCCGAATCCGGCATTGGTCGAGTCCATGCCCGAATATTATATGGGCATGGGGCATACGGCCGAACAGGTAGCGCGTAAATACGGCATCAGCCGTGAAGAACAAGATGCATTCGCCCTGCGGAGCCACCAGCGGGCAGCGAAAGCGCAAGCAGAAGGCAAGTTCAGCGATGAAATCGTGGCGATTGATGTGACGCTGCGTCAGCCGTCAGGAGAAAAGACGGTGAAGTTTGCGCACGATGAAGGCGTGCGGGCGGATACGTCGCTGGAAGCGCTGGCGAAGCTGCGTCCGGCGTTTCATCGAAGCGGAACGGTGACGGCCGGGAACTCATCGCAGATGAGTGACGGGGCGGCAGCGGTGCTTGTGATGAATCGCGAGAAGGCGGAAGCCGAAGGGCTGAAGCCGCTGGCGAAGTTTCACGGCTTTGCGGTTGCCGGCGTGGCGCCGGAAGTGATGGGCATCGGGCCGGTGAAGGCGGTGCCGAAGGTGCTTGAAATGACAGGATTGTCGTTGAAAGACATCGGCGTGATCGAGTTGAATGAAGCGTTCGCTTCGCAATCGATTCAAGTGATTCGCGAGCTCGGTTTGGACGAAGATAAAGTGAATGTTAACGGCGGCGCGATCGCGCTTGGCCATCCGATGGGATGCACGGGCACGAAGCTGACGTTGTCGTTGATTCATGAAATGAAGCGGCGCGGCGAACAATTCGGGCTTGTCACGATGTGCGTCGGCGGCGGCATGGGTGCTGCGGGAATTTTTGAGTTGCTTTAAAAAAGAAGCAGGGAGGTAAGGACATGAGTGAACAGGCGAAAACGCCCGTGAAAGGCGGAAGTTTTTTGGTGGAAGATTTACAGCCGGAAAACTTGCATACCCCGGAAGATTTTTCGGATGAACAAAAATTAATGGGCAAAACGACGGCGGACTACATTGAAAAGGAAGTCGTCCCGCATTTTGATACGCTCGTCAAGCAAGATTGGGATTTGACGATGAAATTGTTAAAAAAAGCAGGGGACCTCGGCTTGCTGGGCGCGGACGTTCCGGAAGCTTACGGCGGGCTTGGACTCGATAAAATCAGTTCGATGCTGATCACGGAAAAATTTTCGCGCTCCGGCTCGTTTTCGCTCAGCTACGGCGCGCATGTCGGCATCGGTACGCTGCCGATCGTTATGTTCGGCAATGAGGAGCAAAAGAAAAAATATTTGCCGGATCTCGCGACTGGAGATAAATTTGCGGCTTACGCATTGACCGAACCGGGCTCTGGTTCGGATGCGCTCGGTGCGAAAACGACAGCGAAATTGAATGAAGCCGGCACCCATTACATCTTGAACGGCGAGAAACAATGGATCACGAACTCTGGATTTGCGGATATTTTTGTAGTTTATGCGAAAATCGACGGTGAACAGTTCTCAGCGTTTATCGTAGAACGCGATTATGAAGGCGTTTCGACTGGTCAGGAAGAAAAGAAAATGGGCATCAAGATGTCTTCGACGCGAACGCTAATCTTAGAAGACGTGGCCGTTCCGAAGGAGAACTTGCTCGGCGAGCCTGGAAAAGGTCATAAAATCGCTTTTAATATTTTGAATATCGGCCGTCTCAAGCTTGCTGTCGGTTGTGTAGGTGCCGCGAAACGGTTAATTGAGGTATCCGCTAAGTATGCCAATGAAAGATTGCAATTCGGGCAGCCAATCGCGAAATTCTCGCTCATTCAGCAAAAGATTGCCGACATGGCGATCAAAACGTACGCCTCTGAAAGCTCTGTATATCGGACGGTCGGCTTGTATGAAGACCGTTTCAGCGAGTTGTCGGAAGACGATCAGAAAGACGGACAAAAGATCGCGGCAGCGATCAGCGAGTATGCGATTGAGTGTTCGCTGAACAAAGTTTTTGCCTCCGAAATGCTCGATTTTGTCGTCGACGAAGCGGTGCAAATTCACGGCGGTTACGGTTATATGGCCGAATACGAGGTTGAGATGGCATATAGAGATTCACGCATCAACCGAATCTTCGAAGGCACAAACGAAATCAACCGACTGCTTGTCCCTGGAACGCTTGTACGTAAGGCAATGAAAGGCGAATTGCCGCTGCTGCAAAAAGCGCAGACACTTCAGGAAGAGCTTATGATGCTTATGCCGGAAGAACCTGGGGACGGCACACTTGATTTAGAAAAAGATTATTTGAAAAACGCGAAGAAAATCTTTTTGATGGCAGCCGGACTCGGTGTACAAAAATACGGCACGAAATTGGAACATGAACAAGAATTGCTTGCAAACGTTTCCGACATCATTAATGAGATTTATGTCATGGAATCGATGATCGCACGCACACTGAAAGCGATTGATCGGGACGGAGAGCATAAGCATCAACATAAAGTTTTGATGACTGAAGTGTATTGTCAAGAAGCGCTGCAGCGCATTGAAGCCCTTGCGAAAGAATCGTTGTCAGCGGTTGAGGAAGGCGACCAGCTCCGGATGATGCTTTCTGCGCTTCGGAAACTAACACGTCATTTGCCTAAAAATACCATTGGCATAAAAAGGGAAATTGCGAAAAAAGTGTTGAAAGAAGAACATTATGTGTGATGATTGGACGATTTATCGCAATACGATTGAAACATCCTCTATATAGGGGATGTTTTTTTGTAAACATTTGTTTAAAAATCATTTAAAATTGAGCAGGGTTTTCCGATGGGATGTAGAAGTATAGTAGAAGTATTATATTATCGCTAGAAATGCGGAAAAATATGGATGGATTGGAGGGCGACGGTTTTGGCTTTTAATGAAAGAGAAGCAATCCGGCTCCGAATGGAGAAAATCGCCGAGGAAAAGAATGTTTTGTATCAACGGGACCGTGAATTGGACAAAGAGTATCATTTTTACATCCAAAGATTGCGGGAATTGGATCAACGCGGGCTCGGCAGCGAGTCGGACCTCGTGTATGAGGAAAATGTTCCTTCGATGGACGAGGACAAACAAGAAAAAGAATACAAAGGCAATCTAAAACAGTACGATTTCGAGGCATTAAAAAGAGGGTTAAGCAATTTCAAAAAGAGAAAAGCCGAACGTGAGGAGGAGGAAACGGACGATCGTTTGTTTCGGCGCGACCCGAATGATCGGCGAAGAAGAGGAAAACAATACAATTTGGAAGAAGTAGCCAAAGAAGTGGAGTCGATTTTGAAAGAACATGGGGAGCCGATGGAAATTCACCGGCTTCGCGACATTCTTGCGGAAAAAGGGTACAAGTGGAAATATTTCTTGCCGACGCTCCCGAACATCATGAAACATAGCGAACGCATTGTGAAACCGTACCGCGGCCATATTACGTATGCCGAGTCTGCGGATCCTGATGGTACAGAAGACACGGCAACGACGGAAGACACGACAACGACGGAAGACACGGAAACGTCGGAAGCAGCGGAAGCGGTGGAAACGGCGG
It includes:
- a CDS encoding acyl-CoA dehydrogenase family protein, with protein sequence MSEQAKTPVKGGSFLVEDLQPENLHTPEDFSDEQKLMGKTTADYIEKEVVPHFDTLVKQDWDLTMKLLKKAGDLGLLGADVPEAYGGLGLDKISSMLITEKFSRSGSFSLSYGAHVGIGTLPIVMFGNEEQKKKYLPDLATGDKFAAYALTEPGSGSDALGAKTTAKLNEAGTHYILNGEKQWITNSGFADIFVVYAKIDGEQFSAFIVERDYEGVSTGQEEKKMGIKMSSTRTLILEDVAVPKENLLGEPGKGHKIAFNILNIGRLKLAVGCVGAAKRLIEVSAKYANERLQFGQPIAKFSLIQQKIADMAIKTYASESSVYRTVGLYEDRFSELSEDDQKDGQKIAAAISEYAIECSLNKVFASEMLDFVVDEAVQIHGGYGYMAEYEVEMAYRDSRINRIFEGTNEINRLLVPGTLVRKAMKGELPLLQKAQTLQEELMMLMPEEPGDGTLDLEKDYLKNAKKIFLMAAGLGVQKYGTKLEHEQELLANVSDIINEIYVMESMIARTLKAIDRDGEHKHQHKVLMTEVYCQEALQRIEALAKESLSAVEEGDQLRMMLSALRKLTRHLPKNTIGIKREIAKKVLKEEHYV
- a CDS encoding 3-hydroxyacyl-CoA dehydrogenase NAD-binding domain-containing protein, producing the protein MTRHIRKAAVLGSGVMGAQIAAHLANVGIPCLLLDIVPNELTDAEKAKGLTLEDHTVRNRLASEALQKLKKMKPAPFSVPENAELIEVGNFEDDLERLSEVDWTIEVVIENLEIKQKVLAQVEQHRKAGSIVSSNTSGISIEEMADGRSKEFRSHFLGTHFFNPPRYLKLLEVIPTKDTDRDIVHFMRQFAEDVLGKGVVLAKDTPNFIGNRIGIYGLLVTVREMMTRGYTIGEVDAATGPLIGRPKSATFRTLDVVGLDTFIHVARNIQEKVSGEERDVFAVPAFLERMYEKGWIGSKAGQGMFLKQKNKDGSSEILQINPETLEYEPRQKLKTASTEAAKQAKGLSDKLKTLAYADDRAGELIWNILKPTLLYSAEKAYEIAEDIVAVDQAMKWGFGWEAGPFETWDAIGVADSVKRMKAEGANVPEWVEKMLEAGHPSFYKKDRDGVKFYHHGNYETLEEHPKPIHLKRLKEQDRVIAKNAGASLIDIGDDVALLEFHSKGNALGLDTIQMLNKAIDEVENNYKGLVIGNQGKNFCVGANIALMLMEAQDDNFFELELVVKKFQQTMSRIRYSARPVVAAPFQMALGGAVEVSLPADAIQASFETYMGFAEPGVGLIPGGGGNKELLLRFHEQMPEGVEVDLTKITNRVFEVIATAKISTSAEEARKYGFLRPADGITVNADHLLHDAKQKVLDLYDAGYLPPKRVKIPVAGDAGYGAMVMGAENMRWSGFASDHDVKIAKKLAYVLSGGRVTYGTKVDEQYLLDIEREAFLSLLGEPKTQQRMQHMLLKGKPLRN
- a CDS encoding acetyl-CoA C-acetyltransferase translates to MNEAVIVAGARTPVGKAKKGTLAHTRPDDLGAWAIKETLRRAGDYDGEIEDVIFGCAIPEAEQGLNVARMVSARAGLPASIPAVTVNRYCSSGLQTIAYASERIMLGHAKTIIAGGTETMSLVPMGGHVIKPNPALVESMPEYYMGMGHTAEQVARKYGISREEQDAFALRSHQRAAKAQAEGKFSDEIVAIDVTLRQPSGEKTVKFAHDEGVRADTSLEALAKLRPAFHRSGTVTAGNSSQMSDGAAAVLVMNREKAEAEGLKPLAKFHGFAVAGVAPEVMGIGPVKAVPKVLEMTGLSLKDIGVIELNEAFASQSIQVIRELGLDEDKVNVNGGAIALGHPMGCTGTKLTLSLIHEMKRRGEQFGLVTMCVGGGMGAAGIFELL